A window from Desulfuromonadales bacterium encodes these proteins:
- a CDS encoding HD domain-containing phosphohydrolase, producing the protein MADQGHWFTQDQVDRFHEMAVQLTGNEFIAREAGRYAAAPNTLGVMRQYTMGLLGPHKAFAIIGKATKNFVRSSDYSAHDLKDNRVEIVVKTRPGVNEKPYQCENRIGFFEAIVTVFNLGLPKIDHPECMFKGGEVCRYHVSWKPTFAMTVRTIRNVTALLVGLAIAAALARLGVASLIYSLPIGASIVLAASLIAERVRRNEVIQAMSNLWGSTEQLSEQINANYKNLLLAQEIGQAISSKLSTDEVIHSVIHILENRLDFDRGLVLLADEKTQRLVIRGAFGYTDTHLKLLRTTSFRLDNPQGRGPFVVAFHQKKPFLINDIAEIQNQMTAKSLEFTKALGIRSFLCCPIILKGKAIGVLAVDNLKSKRPLVQSDVSLLMGIAPVIGISIYNAQLLETQAATFESTLSILADSIDARDFLTAGHSQVVTEYAGGIAKELGMSEEYCQMIRTAALLHDYGKIGVPDSILKKDGPLTDSERAIINTHPAKTREILEKVPFQGINKEIPAITGSHHERWDGTGYPNALKGNDIPLGARILAVADFYEAITSKRHYRDPMSTEEALQTLRGESGSHFEPRIVEAFVRYLQKNTVCPLDNNDKPGNSPVSRLPRFEYRTRVSAKVDRRTISGSSVDISQNGLFVTTEDVNISPESEITLTFTLPHNDKLVQLAGRVVWVNVGDPRPAERLPMGFGVQFKDVGGGVQRALRHYVETGLHRANRSLQFN; encoded by the coding sequence GTGGCCGACCAGGGGCACTGGTTCACCCAGGACCAGGTCGACCGATTCCATGAAATGGCCGTTCAGTTGACGGGCAACGAATTCATTGCCCGGGAAGCCGGCCGTTATGCGGCCGCACCCAACACCCTCGGAGTGATGCGCCAGTACACCATGGGGCTGCTCGGACCGCACAAGGCTTTTGCAATCATTGGGAAAGCGACCAAAAACTTTGTGAGGTCGAGCGACTATTCAGCGCATGATCTGAAAGACAACCGGGTTGAAATTGTTGTCAAGACCCGCCCCGGCGTGAATGAGAAACCGTACCAGTGCGAAAACCGGATCGGCTTTTTTGAAGCCATCGTTACGGTTTTCAACCTCGGCTTGCCGAAAATCGATCACCCTGAGTGCATGTTCAAGGGGGGGGAGGTGTGCCGGTATCACGTCTCATGGAAGCCAACTTTTGCCATGACCGTGCGCACCATCCGCAACGTGACGGCCCTGCTGGTCGGACTGGCAATTGCCGCAGCACTGGCCAGACTGGGAGTCGCCTCGCTGATTTACAGCCTGCCGATCGGGGCAAGCATCGTCCTGGCAGCCAGCCTGATAGCCGAACGGGTCCGGCGCAACGAAGTGATTCAGGCCATGAGCAATCTCTGGGGGTCCACCGAGCAGCTCAGTGAGCAGATCAACGCCAACTACAAGAACCTCCTGCTGGCCCAGGAAATCGGTCAGGCCATCAGCAGCAAACTGTCGACCGACGAGGTCATTCATTCAGTTATCCATATCCTGGAAAACCGCCTAGACTTCGACCGCGGTCTTGTGCTGCTGGCTGATGAAAAGACGCAACGCCTCGTTATACGCGGGGCGTTCGGCTACACGGACACCCACCTGAAATTGCTCAGGACGACCTCTTTCCGCCTGGACAACCCACAAGGGCGTGGTCCCTTCGTCGTCGCCTTTCACCAGAAAAAACCTTTCCTCATCAACGACATCGCGGAAATCCAGAACCAGATGACTGCCAAGTCGCTCGAATTCACCAAGGCCCTCGGCATCAGGTCTTTTCTGTGCTGCCCTATCATCCTCAAGGGGAAGGCGATCGGCGTCCTCGCGGTCGACAACCTAAAATCAAAGCGCCCACTGGTCCAGAGCGATGTCAGCCTGCTCATGGGCATCGCTCCGGTTATCGGCATCAGCATCTACAACGCGCAGCTCCTGGAAACCCAGGCCGCGACCTTCGAAAGCACCCTCAGCATACTGGCCGATTCGATCGACGCCCGGGATTTTCTGACTGCTGGCCACTCACAGGTCGTAACCGAATATGCCGGCGGTATCGCCAAGGAACTGGGGATGTCGGAAGAATACTGCCAGATGATCCGCACCGCGGCCCTCCTGCACGATTACGGCAAGATCGGCGTGCCGGACTCTATCCTGAAAAAGGACGGTCCACTGACGGACTCCGAGCGGGCCATCATCAACACTCACCCGGCCAAAACCAGGGAAATCCTGGAGAAGGTTCCGTTCCAGGGAATCAACAAGGAAATCCCGGCCATTACCGGCTCACACCACGAACGGTGGGACGGCACCGGCTATCCCAACGCCCTGAAGGGCAATGATATTCCGCTGGGGGCACGCATCCTGGCTGTCGCGGACTTTTACGAGGCCATCACCTCCAAGCGCCATTATCGCGACCCGATGTCCACCGAAGAAGCGCTACAGACGCTGAGAGGCGAATCCGGCAGCCATTTCGAACCCCGGATCGTCGAAGCCTTCGTACGCTATTTGCAGAAAAACACTGTATGCCCGCTGGACAACAACGACAAGCCTGGGAACAGCCCAGTCAGCAGGCTCCCGCGTTTTGAGTATCGCACCCGGGTTTCGGCCAAGGTTGATCGGCGCACCATTTCCGGATCCAGCGTCGACATAAGCCAGAACGGCCTGTTCGTGACCACCGAGGACGTGAACATCTCGCCGGAGTCCGAAATAACCCTGACTTTCACCCTGCCCCACAACGACAAACTGGTGCAATTGGCAGGGCGGGTGGTTTGGGTCAACGTCGGGGACCCCCGTCCGGCCGAACGTCTGCCGATGGGTTTCGGGGTGCAATTCAAGGACGTTGGAGGCGGCGTC